The following are encoded in a window of Megalops cyprinoides isolate fMegCyp1 chromosome 16, fMegCyp1.pri, whole genome shotgun sequence genomic DNA:
- the LOC118791468 gene encoding eukaryotic peptide chain release factor subunit 1-like: MADDPSAADRNVEIWKIKKLIKSLEAARGNGTSMISLIIPPKDQISRVAKMLADEFGTASNIKSRVNRLSVLGAITSVQQRLKLYNKVPPNGLVVYCGTIVTEEGKEKKVNIDFEPFKPINTSLYLCDNKFHTEALTALLSDDSKFGFIVIDGSGALFGTLQGNTREVLHKFTVDLPKKHGRGGQSALRFARLRMEKRHNYVRKVAETAVQLFVSNDKVNVAGMVLAGSADFKTELSQSDMFDPRLQAKVLKLVDISYGGENGFNQAIELSAEVLSNVKFIQEKKLIGRYFDEISQDTGKYCFGVEDTLKALEMGAVEILIVYENLDTMRYILRCHGAEGNTSENDEKTLYLTPEQEKDKSHFTDKETGQEHELIESMPLLEWFANNYKKFGATLEIVTDKSQEGSQFVKGFGGIGGILRYRVDFQGMEYQGDDDEIFDLDDY; the protein is encoded by the exons ATGGCGGACGACCCGAGCGCGGCGGACAGGAACGTGGAGATCTGGAAGATAAAGAAGCTGATCAAAAGCCTCGAGGCAGCGCGGGG GAATGGCACCAGCATGATCTCCCTGATCATCCCTCCTAAAGATCAGATCTCTCGAGTGGCCAAGATGCTGGCGGACGAGTTCGGCACAGCATCCAACATCAAGAGCCGAGTCAACAGGCTGTCTGTGCTGGGCGCCATCACCTCTGTGCAGCAGAGACTCAAACTCTACAACAAGG TGCCCCCTAATGGACTGGTGGTGTATTGTGGTACCATTgtgacagaggagggaaaagagaagaaagtgaACATTGATTTTGAGCCTTTTAAACCCATCAACACTtccctgtatctctgtgatAATAAATTCCACACTGAG GCTCTGACTGCACTGCTGTCAGATGACAGTAAGTTTGGCTTCATTGTGATTGACGGCAGTGGTGCCCTGTTCGGGACACTGCAGGGGAACACCCGGGAGGTGCTGCACAAGTTCACTGTGGACCTGCCCAAAAAACACG ggcggGGTGGGCAGTCTGCTCTGCGCTTTGCTCGTCTGCGGATGGAGAAGAGACACAACTACGTGCGCAAAGTGGCAGAGACAGCTGTCCAGCTCTTTGTGTCCAACGACAAGGTCAACGTGGCGGGCATGGTTCTGGCTGGGTCCGCTGACTTCAAGACGGAGCTGAGCCAGTCTGACATGTTTGACCCG CGGTTACAAGCCAAGGTCCTGAAGCTGGTGGATATTTCATACGGAGGGGAGAACGGCTTCAACCAGGCCATCGAGCTGTCGGCAGAGGTGCTGTCCAACGTCAAGTTCATCCAGGAGAAGAAGCTCATAG GCCGCTACTTTGATGAGATCAGTCAGGACACGGGGAAGTACTGCTTCGGGGTGGAGGACACGCTGAAGGCGCTGGAGATGGGCGCCGTGGAGATCCTCATCGTCTACGAGAACCTGGACACCATGCGATACATCCTGCGCTGCCACGGCGCCGAGGGAAACACTTCTGAGAACG ATGAGAAGACCCTGTACCTGACAccagagcaggagaaggacaAGTCTCACTTCACAGATAAGGAG ACAGGGCAGGAGCACGAGCTGATTGAGAGCATGCCGCTGCTGGAGTGGTTCGCCAACAACTACAAGAAGTTCGGCGCCACGCTGGAGATCGTTACAGACAAGAGCCAGGAGGGGTCACAATTCGTCAAGGGTTTTGGGGGCATTGGAG gGATCCTGCGATACCGGGTGGATTTCCAGGGAATGGAGTACCAGGGAGACGACGATGAGATATTTGATCTGGATGACTACTGA